One Numida meleagris isolate 19003 breed g44 Domestic line chromosome 6, NumMel1.0, whole genome shotgun sequence genomic region harbors:
- the CLMN gene encoding calmin isoform X7 has protein sequence MSQIKELTGNLNRNSSSSSLSSGPSGPESDTSYPSTPNVERSMSVTVKDQRKAIRALLFWVQRKTRKYGVAVQDFASSWRSGLAFLAIIKAIDSTLVDMKHALEKSARENLEDAFSIAQNKLGVPRLLEPEDIMVESPDEQSIVTYVAQFLEHFPELEGEDFTDPEKELPIESTYVHIKDTPSEKESKILILRESDKNMYTVNHERSHPAPPKVHIHDTPERILSETVPEVCNGKLSQVLSDCQEISEDEPQRPTSLKITGSVSFESSSSWEVLSDKLMPGDGGVSDDPLKQNDDLSPAVLTDQKNSVDSFEDYSEELTKETYTEYDNETKSLSANTSSLSPLSWTSGILTDESINKVEESNSQNSIFLPEVTSKQEDTHKYVLHLLNEEVLKLPENEHTKQSPVLETTENNHCSLNGSNLKSQELSTPLETSDDSLSDAPNNGEDSDSCDEDESSVEVLPSSSKVSIIPHDLFYYPHYNVPISAVLDAYVEPCLERYNTENDKSFSETVTDILCEEGVLAQDYKDDAPEPGLGNNPDVPSSEMGTENGEQETMDINCHSSSFYEKEVPLLIGEIEIEIDSQKATGNEDSMILQHPEQAIGDNLDDFATLGIRLEESSNGEEKKENVIEAEDLHTLEVGHTTLLHDELEEIATSQFNRTNDNDSNIYLRKRFPDTSDMEISDKKEQKMTEMGENLLNIGMKKDMETNETAAPPCQTPNVEQSELFYFIIFLWVLVYCLLVLPQLFSFKV, from the exons ATACGGTGTTGCAGTTCAGGACTttgccagcagctggaggagcgGCCTTGCCTTCTTAGCTATCATAAAAGCAATAGACTCCACTTTGGTAGACATGAAGCATGCACTGGAAAAATCAGCTAGAGAAAACTTGGAGGATGCTTTCAGCATTGCACAAAACAAGCTGGGTGTTCCTAGGCTCCTAGAGCCAGAAG ATATAATGGTGGAATCTCCCGATGAGCAGTCCATTGTGACCTATGTGGCccagtttcttgaacacttcccAGAGCTGGAGGGA GAAGACTTTACAGATCCTGAGAAGGAGCTTCCAATTGAATCTACGTATGTTCACATCAAAGACACgccttcagaaaaggaaagcaaaatcttgATTTTAAGGGAAAGTGACAAAAACATGTATACTGTAAATCATGAAAGGAGTCACCCTGCTCCTCCAAAGGTTCATATTCATGATACCCCTGAGAGAATACTGTCAGAAACCGTTCCTGAAGTGTGTAATGGCAAATTGAGTCAAGTGTTAAGTGATTGCCAGGAAATCTCTGAAGATGAGCCACAAAGGCctacttcactgaaaattacAGGCTCTGTCAGTTTTGAATCCAGTTCTTCCTGGGAAGTTCTTAGTGATAAATTGATGCCAGGTGATGGTGGCGTATCTGATGATCCACTGAAACAGAATGATGACCTTTCTCCGGCTGTTCTGACTGATCAGAAAAATTCTGTTGACTCTTTTGAAGACTACTCTGAAGAATTAACTAAAGAAACCTATACTGAATACGACAATGAAACAAAGAGCCTTTCAGCCAATACTTCTTCTTTAAGTCCACTGTCCTGGACTTCAGGTATACTTACAGATGAATCTATAAATAAAGTAGAAGAGAGCAATTCccaaaattcaatttttttacCAGAAGTTACCTCAAAACAAGAAGATACACATAAGTATGTTCTTCATCTTCTAAATGAGGAAGTACTGAAACTGCCAGAAAATGAACATACAAAGCAATCGCCTGTCTTGgagacaacagaaaataatcattGTTCATTGAATGGTTCTAATCTCAAAAGCCAAGAACTATCTACACCGCTAGAAACATCTGATGACTCTCTCTCAGATGCACCCAATAATGGAGAAGACTCAGACAGCTGTGATGAAGATGAGTCTTCAGTAGAAGTGCTACCCAGTTCTTCAAAAGTATCTATAATACCCCACGATCTCTTCTATTATCCACATTATAATGTTCCCATATCAGCAGTTCTGGATGCTTATGTTGAGCCTTGTCTTGAAAGATACAATACTGAAAATGACAAgtctttttctgaaacagtaaCAGATATTTTATGTGAGGAAGGGGTACTGGCACAGGACTACAAGGATGATGCTCCAGAGCCAGGCTTAGGGAATAATCCAGATGTCCCTTCATCAGAAATGGGTACTGAGAATGGAGAGCAGGAAACGATGGATATTAACTGTCATAGCAGCTCTTTCTATGAAAAAGAAGTGCCATTACTAATAGGAGAGATAGAAATTGAAATAGATAGCCAAAAGGCCACTGGCAATgaggattccatgattctacagCATCCTGag cagGCCATAGGAGACAATCTGGATGACTTTGCAACGTTGGGAATAAGACTGGAAGAAAGTAgtaatggagaggaaaaaaaggaaaacgtGATTGAAGCTGAAGACTTACACACCTTAGAAGTTGGGCATACTACACTGTTACACGATGAACTGGAAGAAATTGCTACTAGTCAGTTCAACAG AACTAATGACAACGATTCCAACATTTATCTCCGAAAAAGGTTTCCTGATACTTCTGATATG GAAATCTCTGATAAAAAGGAGCAGAAGATGACAGAAATGGGTGAAAATCTATTAAACATCGG GATGAAAAAGGACATGGAAACAAATGAGACTGCAGCACCTCCTTGCCAGACTCCAAATGTCGAGCAATCAGAGCTATTCTACTTCATCATTTTCCTCTGGGTGCTTGTCTACTGCCTTCTAGTCCTTCCACAGCTTTTTAGCTTCAAAGTTTGA